In Ovis aries strain OAR_USU_Benz2616 breed Rambouillet chromosome 13, ARS-UI_Ramb_v3.0, whole genome shotgun sequence, the following are encoded in one genomic region:
- the TCF15 gene encoding transcription factor 15 gives MAFALLRPVGAHVLYPDVRLLSEDEENRSESDASDQSFGCCEGLEAARRGPGPGGGRRAAGSAGPVVVVRQRQAANARERDRTQSVNTAFTALRTLIPTEPVDRKLSKIETLRLASSYIAHLANVLLLGDAADDGQPCFRAAGSAKSAVSAAPDGGRQPRSICTFCLSNQRKGGSRRDLGGSCLKVRGVAPLRVPRR, from the exons ATGGCGTTCGCGCTGCTGCGCCCCGTCGGCGCGCACGTGCTGTACCCGGACGTGCGGCTGTTGAGCGAGGACGAGGAGAACCGGAGCGAGAGCGACGCCTCCGATCAGTCGTTCGGCTGCTGCGAGGGCCTGGAGGCGGCACGGCGCGGCCCGGGCCCcgggggcgggcggcgggcggcgggcagCGCGGGCCCGGTGGTGGTGGTGCGACAGCGGCAGGCGGCCAACGCGCGGGAGCGGGACCGCACGCAGAGCGTGAACACGGCCTTCACGGCGCTGCGCACGCTCATCCCCACCGAGCCGGTGGACCGCAAGCTGTCCAAGATCGAGACGCTGCGCCTGGCGTCCAGCTACATCGCGCATCTGGCCAACGTGCTGCTGCTGGGCGACGCGGCCGACGACGGGCAGCCGTGCTTCCGAGCTGCCGGCAGTGCCAAGAGCGCGGTCTCCGCCGCCCCCGACGGTGGCCGCCAGCCACGCTCCATCTGCACCTTTTGCCTCAGCAACCAGCGCAAGGGG GGAAGCCGTCGTGACCTGGGGGGCAGCTGCTTGAAGGTGAGGGGGGTAGCCCCACTTCGAGTGCCACGGAGATGA